TTGCGAGGATGATAGCCATGCCGTATTTTAACCCGAGCGAAATCCCTGAAGGAATGCCGGCGCCATTGTAGAATCCCGTCCATGCATTCCCTCACCCTCGAGTCCGACAACCGCGACCGGGTCGCCGCCGTCCTCGGCGAAGGCGGCTGGATCGTCGCCTGCCTGTGCGCCGCCTGGTGCGGCACCTGCTCGTCCTGGCGCGCCGCCTTCGACGCCCTGGCCGCGCGCCATCCGGACAAGACCTTCGTCTGGATCGACATCGAAGACCAGGCCGCCGTGGTCGGCGAGCTCGACGTCGACAATTTCCCGACCCTGCTGCTGCAGCGCGGCGACACCGTCGCCTTTTTCGGCACCACGCTGCCGGACGCGCACGTGGCCGAGCGCCTGATCCAGTCCCAGGCCGGCGCCGACGCCGCCGAACTGGCGCGCCTGGCCGCTTCCAGCGCCGAGCGGCGCGGCTGGCAGCGCGAGTGCAACCTGCGCACCCTGCTGGCCGACGCCGCCTGACGCGGCAGGCGCCGCCGCAACGCCGTCCGCTGCGGCCTCAGCCGTCCTGCCGGACCGGCGCGTCCACTGCCGGCTGCGCCGGTGCGGCGCCGCCCTTGCCGCGCCGCGCCCCGACGCCCCATTGCGCCAGCAGCTGCGCCGCCGCCACCGGCTTGCCGTACAGGTAACCCTGGGCGCGCCGGCAGCCGTGGCGCAGCAGGAAGGCGGCCTGTTCCTCGGTTTCGACGCCCTCGGCGATCACCGACAAGTCCATGCTCTTGCCGAGCTGGATGATGGCGATGGCGATCGCGTTCTGGCTGGCGCCGTCGGCCGCCAGGTCCTTGATGAAGCTGCGGTCGATCTTCAGGGTCTGCACCGGCAATTGCTGCAGGTAGGCCAGCGAGGAATAGCCGGTGCCGAAATCGTCGATCGCCAGTTGCACCCCGAGCCCGTGCAGGTCGTTGATGTACTGCAGCGCGTCACCGGTGTTCATGATCACCGATTCGGTCATTTCCAGCTGCAGGCGCTGCGGCGCCAGTCCGGTCTCGGCCAGCGCCCGGCCGACCAGCGGCGCCACGCCGCCGCGGTCGAACTGGCGCCCCGACAGGTTGACCGCCATCTTCGGCACGCGCAGGCCGGCGCGCTCCCAGCGCACCATCTGGCGGCAGGCTTCGTTCAGCACCCAGGCGCCGAGCTGGTCGATGAAGCCGGTTTCCTCGGCCAGCGGGATGAAGCGCGCCGGCGGCACCTGGCCCAGCTCGGCGCTGTTCCAGCGCACCAGCGCCTCGACCCCGGTCAGGCGCCCGCTCTCGATGTCCACCTGCGGCTGGTAGGCCAGCCAGATCTCGTGCTGCTCGATGGCGCGCCGCAGCAGCGCCTCCAGGCGCAGGCGCTCGACGCCCTCGCCCGCCATCGACGGCGCATACAGACGGTAGCCGTTGCGCCCCCTGGCCTTGGCCTGGTACATCGCCACGTCGGCATTCCGGATCAGCATGTCGAGATCGCCGGCATCCTGCGGGAACAGGCTGATGCCGACGCTGCCGCTGACGAACAGTTCGTGGCTGCCCACCTGCAGCGGACGCTCGAACAGCTGCATCAGCATGTCCGCCACCTGGCGCGCGCCGCGTTCGCCGTCGACGTCCTCGACCAGCACGATGAATTCGTCGCCGCCCAGGCGTGCCAGCACGTCGCCGGCGCGCAGGCAGCCGGCCAGCGCTGCGGCCACCTGTTCGAGCAGGCGGTCGCCGGCCTCGTGGCCGAGGGTGTCGTTGACGTTCTTGAAGCGGTCCAGGTCGATGAACAGCACCGCCAGCTGGGTGCCGTCGCGCTCGGCCCGGCGCATCGCGCGTTCCAGGCTGTCGTGGAAGAACAGCCGGTTCGGCAGGCCGGTGAGCGGATCGTGGTGCGCCAGGTGGTCGAGCTTGTCCTGCGCCTCCCTGGCCGCGGTGACGTCCGAGAACACGCACACGTAATGGCTGACCGCGTCGTGCGCGTCGCGCACCGCCGACAGCGTCAGTTTCTCGAGGTAGCGCTCGCCGTTGCTGCGCGTGTTCCAGAGCTCGCCGCGCCAGAAGTCGGTGCCGGCCACGGCGCGCCACGGGGCATCGTCGACGCCTTGCGCGCCGCCGACGATGCGCGCCGGGCGCGTGCCCACCACCTCGGCCTCGGCATGCCCGGTGATGCGGGTAAAGGCGCGGTTGACGGCGACGACCGCGCCGCGGGCGTCGAGCACCATCACGCCGTCGGCGATATGCTCGAGCACCGTGGCAGCCAGGCGCAGTTTTTCCTCGGCCTGGCGCTGCTGGGTGACGTCGGCATACACCCAGATGCTGCCGGCAGCGGCGGACGCCGGGTCGATGCGGCGGCCGCTCACGCGGCACCAGAACAGGCTGCCGTCGCGGCGCCGGCACTGCAGTTCGTCGGTATAGTCCTTGCCCGCCGCCAGCAGCGGCACGCTGGCGGCGCAGCCGCGCTCGAAATCGGCGATGCTGGGAAACAGCACGGCGATCGAATCGCCGGCCAGTTCGCCTTCCGCATAGCCGAACATGGCGTCGAAGTGGCGGTTGGTCGACACCACGCGGCGCTGATGCACGTGCAGGATGCCGAACATGACGTTGTCCAGCATCGCGCTCTGCTGCGCCAGCAGCGCCTCGATGCGCATTTCGTTGCGCTTGCGCTCGCTGACGTCCGAGATGATGCCGTCGACCCAGAAGGCGGCCTCGCCCCCGAAGCCGACCGGCTGGCCGCTCTCCAGCACCCAGCGCTCGACGCCGCCGGCGTCGCGGATGCGGTATTCGATCTGGTACGGCAGGCCGTCCAGCAGGGCCTGCTTGATCAGGCGGCGCTGCATGCGGCGGTCCTCGGGCACGGTGATGTCGGACCAGCGGTCGGTGCTGGCGCCGATGAACTTGTGCGCCGGGTAGCCGGTGATGTCCTCGATCGCCTCGCTGACGAAGTCGATCGTGACGCCGGGGCGCGCCCGGAACACCGCGCCCGGCACCTGCGCGACGATGGTGCGGAAACGTTCCTCGCGCCGCTCGACGTCCTCGAACAGGGCGCGGATGGCGACCCGCATGCGCTCCATCTGCACGCCCAGCCGGCCCAGTTCGTCGTCGGCGCGCAAGGCCAGCGGCGTGGCGAAGTCGGCCTGCGCCAGCTTGTCGGAAAAGCGCGTCAGCGTGCCCAGCGGCGCCAGCAGCCGGCGCCGCAGCACCAGCGCGATCAGCAGCAGCGACACCGCCAGCTGGCCCGCCAGCACCACCGCATAGCGCCAGCGCCGGGCGCGCAATTCATGCTGGCTGCGGCTGTCGTCGATCTCGACCAGCACCTGGCCGACCGGCGCGTCGTGCGCCGTCACGTCGCGCTCGGCCTGCAGCACGCGGCCGGCCGGCGCCTGCGGCGCGCTCCGCTCGACCAGGTCGACGCCGTCGCGGGTGCGCACCTGCACGCGCACCACCGCCGGATCGCGCATCACCGAATCTACCAGCAGGCGCGCCGCCTCGGCATCGGCGTTCCACAGCGGCTCCTGCATGCCGAGCGCCAGCATGTCGGCATCGCGCTGCAGGATGTCGTCCAATCCGTCCCGGGCGGCCTGGCGTTCCTGGACGCCGATCAGCAGATAACCGCCGATCGCCGCCGGCACCACCAGGCCGCCGATCGCCATCAGCAGCAGGGCGCGCGACAGGGAGCGGCCCGGCAACCCGGCACGGCGCGTGGACAGGGCGCGCCGGAGGGCGCGTAACGGAGAAACCGTGGTGGACATGAGCGAGAATGGGCGAGCGGCGGCGCAGTGGACGATGGCGGGCGAATACGACGAAATTGATTATGCCCGTAATATTTCCTTGCGTCACTTACTAATACTATCGTGCGCAATGATAACCGCCGGATACGCGCCGCATGGCCGGCTTCATGCCGCATGCACGGTTCGCACGCCCGTCCCGCGGCGCCGGGCGGGCGCACGCCGGGCTTGCTATGATAGACACCTTTGGAGATCAAAATCATGACGATGTCGATGTACGCCGCCTCGGTGCCGGTGTTCCGCCAGATCCTGGGCAGCCTGGCCGCGATCCTGGAGAAAGCCGAGTCCCACGCCGACCTGAAGAAGATCGACCACGACGCCCTGCTGCAGGCGCGCCTGTTCCCGGACATGTTCCCGCTGCTGCGCCAGGTCCAGCTGGCCACCGATTTCGCCAAGGGCGCGGCGGCGCGCCTGGCCGGCATCGAGGTGCCGCGCTACGACGACGTCGAGCGCGACTTCGCCGGCCTGCAGGCGCGCCTGGCAAGGACCCTGGCCTTCCTCGACAGCGTGGAGCGCGAAGCGATCGACGGCGGCGCCGCGCGCGAGGTGACGGTCGGAACGGGCGCCAACCAGCGCCAGTTCGCCGGCCTGCCCTACCTGCTGCACTATGCCCTGCCGCAGTTCTATTTCCACGCCACCACCGCGTACGACATCCTGCGCCACAACGGCGTCGACATCGGCAAGCGCGACTTCATCGGCAACGTCTGAACCGGCTATCCTGTTTGACGGATCAGGTATTCCGGCGCGGGTAACCCTGCGCCAGGATGCGCAGCCACACGCCTTCCTTCTGCTCGGCGCTCATCGACACCCAGTGCGCCACCTCGATCACGGTGCGGCCGCAGCCGCGGCAGACGTCGTCGAAGGTGGTCGAGCACACCGCCACGCAGGGCGTGTCCGGGCGCTTGGGCAGCGCGTCGACCGGGCAGGCCGGCCCCTCGCCGCAGTCGCGTTCAGCGGGCGGGGCCGACATCGAGCTTGTCCCAGCCTTCATGACCGAGCGCTTCCATGGTGTCGATGTTCTTGTCGAAGATGTCGGCGGCGTCGGGAATCGCTTCCACGGCGCGGTCGATACTGTCCTCGCGCAGTAATTGCAGGATCGGATACGGGGCGCGGTTGGTGTAGTTCGAGATGTCGTTGGGATCGGTATCGGCGAACTGGTAATCCGGATGGAAATTTGCGACCTGCAATTCGCCATCGAGCTGCATGTCTTCGACCGCGGCGTCGACCACGTCCAGGAATTCATTGAAATCCAGGAAATCGTTCAATACGAACGGATGGATCAATAGTGTGGTGTCGACCTTGTCGGCATCGGTGTCGGCCAGTTCCTGCAGCTCGTTCATCAGGGTTTCCAGCAGTTCTTCCGGCGTGCGCGCCGGCGAGACGACGTAGCGGACCTGTTCCTTGACATACACGGCTTTGGCGAACGGGCACAGGTTCAGGCCGATGACGGCGCGTTCGAGCCAGCGCCGGGTAGCGGCGACGATCTCGTCGTCGTCGGCATTGAGGTTGGCAACACTCATGGACATGCTTTCAAAAATGACAAATTGCGTGGTGCAAAGACGGCATTGTACGCGCACTTTGCCACACCTCATAGGTCGGACCGGGCATGCGGGTAGCGTGGGAAACGCCGCGTCATGCACTGGTATTACCCGCCGCGGGCAAATCCTGCGAATATAAAAATACCAACTAAAACATTTGGCACCAATGCAATTTAGCTTACGAAATCATTGATACACCCCAGTGTATGGCTTCCAAACACAAACTTTCCAAGGCAAAGACCACTCTGACGAACCCTATACTCCCATCTCGATCATTCAATTGAAACAAGGTGTTATCAAAAGTAGTAGACAAAGTTTTTTGTAACCGCACCGACTTAATTCTTGACTGACTTGCGAACTGGTCCTTAAACTCCGCTTTCACTCGTCAGTTCTGACGTTCCTGGACGCAACACTGGAAAGCCATGTACGAAACGACCCGCACGACCAAAGCCCTTGCCATCGCCGCCCTGGCCCCAGCCCTGCTGATTCCCGCCCTGGGCCACGCCGCCGACAGCGCCGCAACCGCTTCCTCGCAAGGCGGCAGCGCCACGCTCGCCAGGACTGCCCTGCCCTCCGCCCTGGCGCCGGCCAAGGCCGACGACTACAAGGACCCGGACCTGTGGGGCCGCATCCGCAGCGGCTATGCGATTCCCGACCTCGACACCCCGCTGGTGGCCAAGCATACCCAGTGGTTCGCCAGCCGTTCCGACAACCTGGTGCGCACCTCCGGCCGCGCCTCGCTGTACCTGTACCACGTGGTGCAGGAGCTGGAAAAGCGCGGCATGCCGACCGAGCTGGCGCTGCTGCCGGTGATCGAATCGGGTTTCAATCCGCAAGCGCTGTCGAACGCGAACGCGGCCGGCATCTGGCAGTTCGTGCCGGGCACCGGCAAGGATTTCAACCTGCAGCAGAACATGTTCAAGGACGAGCGCCGCGGCGTGCTGGCCTCGACCGACGCCGCCCTGACCTACCTGCAGCGCCTGTACACCATGTTCGGCGACTGGCAGCTGGCGCTGGCGGCCTATAACTGGGGCGAAGGCAACGTCCAGAAGGCAATCCAGAAGAACCGTTCGCTGGGCAAGCCCACCGATTTCGAAAGCCTGGCCGAACTGATGCCGGCAGAAACCCGCAACTACGTGCCGAAGCTGCAGGCCGTCAAGAACATCATCGCCAACCCGGCCCAGTACGGCATGACGCTGCCGGCGATCGACAACCAGCCGTATTTCATCACCGTCGACAAGACCTCGGACATCGACCTGGCCGTGGCGGCGCAGCTGGCCGAGATGTCGATCGACGAATTCAAGGCGCTCAATCCGCAGTTCAAGAAGCCGGTCATCACCGGCGAGTCGACCAAGATCCTGCTACCCAAGGAAAACGCCGAGAAGTTCCACCTGAACCTGGCGCAATGGGGCCATGCGCTGTCGACCTGGACCACGCACAAGATCACCTCGGCGCGCGAAAGCCTGGCGTCGCTGGCGTCGAAGTTCGGCACCACCCCGGAAGTGATCCGCCAGGCCAACAACATCCCGCCGCAGATGCGCCTGAAGGCCGGCTCGACCATCCTGGTGCCGAAGGCCAGCGGCAGCACCAGCGACATCGCCGAAAACATCATCGAGAACGCGCAACTGGCGTTCGAGGCCGACCGCGGCGACGCCAAGCACAAGGGCGGTACCCAGAAGCTGACCGGCGCCCAGCGCATCAAGGCCACCGCCGCGAATGCCATGGCCGAGCTGAAGAGCCGTGTGTCGCGCGTCGGCAAGCCCAGCGCCAGCAGCAACGGACGCAAGCATCGCTGATCCGACGGGCCGCATCCCGTTTCATCTAGCCCGGCCGCATCATGCTGCCGGGCTGCCGGCACTTTTTGCAGAGTCCGTGCAAATTCGACGAAATTGCGGTATGATGTCGTTTGTGCGCTGCAAAATGCACTGGCAAATCGTTGTTCGAGACAGCGGATTCAGCGGATTGATTTTGCAGCATGACGCACCGTACCGGATGCAGTCAGGCAGCCGCGAGCGATAATGCGCAAGCGGCCAGCGGCAAGAACACAGCAGTAAAAACAGCAGCTACGCAAGCCCAGGCGGCATCTCGTTGGATGCCCCTTCATAAAGCCCTCCCGCCCTGCGTGCCGAAACAGGCACCGTCCCGGCGCAAAGCTTTTGTGCCGAAATCTCTTTCGTTTTTGAGTCATTTCGTATTGTTGGCTCGCGTTGCTATTTTGCGTTCCGCAGATCGCGTGAACGCCCACAAGTTATTCCGAAAGTAAATCAGATAATGAGTTTTGAAGCATTAGGCTTACACGCGTCCATCGTCAAGGCAGTCGCCGACGCAGGCTATGAAAACCCGACCCCGGTGCAGGCGCAAGCGGTGCCGGCCGGCATCGCCGGCCGCGACTTGCTGGTGTCCTCGCAGACCGGTTCCGGCAAGACCGCCGCATTCATGCTGCCGGCGCTGAACAAGTTCGCCAACGCCGAGCCGGCTGCGGCCGGCCGCACCCCGGCGCAGGAAGCGCAGGCGGCGCGCGCCCGTGGCGAGCGCGTGCGTTTCAAGGCGGCCCAGCCGAAGATGCTGGTGCTGACCCCGACCCGCGAACTGGCCCTGCAGGTGACGACCGCCACCGAGCAGTACACCGCGCACATGCGCCGCATCCGCGCCGTGTCGATCCTGGGCGGCATGCCGTACCCGAAACAGATGCAGCTGCTGGCCAAGAACCCGGAAATCCTGGTGGCCACGCCGGGCCGCCTGATCGACCACATGGAATCGGGCAAGATCGACTTCTCGCAGCTGGAAATCCTGGTACTGGACGAAGCCGACCGCATGCTCGACATGGGCTTCATCGAGGACATCGAGAAGATCGTCGCCGCCACCCCGGACAGCCGCCAGACCATGCTGTTCTCGGCCACGCTGGACGGCGTGGTCGGCAACATGGCGCGCCGCATCACCAAGGATCCGCAAGTGATCCAGATCGCCAGCGCCAGCAACCGCCACGAGAACATCGCCCAGCGCGTGCACTTCGTCGACGACCTGTCGCACAAGAACCGCCTGCTGGACCACCTGCTGCGCGACGAAACCCTGGACCAGGCCGTGGTGTTCACCGCCACCAAGCGTGACGCCGACACCATCGCCGACCGCCTGAACATCGCCGGCTTCGCCGCCGCCGCGCTGCATGGCGACATGCACCAGGGCGCCCGCAACCGCACCCTGGACGGCCTGCGCCGCGGCCAGCTGCGCGTGCTGGTGGCGACCGACGTCGCCGCGCGCGGCATCGACGTGCCGAACATCACCCACGTGGTGAACTACGACCTGCCGAAGTTCCCGGAAGACTACGTGCACCGCATCGGCCGTACCGGCCGCGCCGGCCGCAACGGCGTGGCGATCTCGCTGGTCAACCACGCCGAGAACATGAACGTACGCCGCATCGAGCGCTTCACCAAGCAGACCATCCCGGTCGACGTGGTCGAAGGCTTCGAGCCGAAGCGCGCCGCGCCGGCACGCACCGGCGCCCGTCCGGGCTGGAAACCGGGCGACGGCCGCAGCGCCGGCAAGCCGGGCCAGCGCAGCTTCCACAAGCCGGGCAGCGGCAGCGGCGCCCGTGAAGGCGGCGGTTTCCGCGACGGCCAGCGCGATGCCGCGCCCCGCGAAGGCGGTTTCCGCCAGGGCGCCCCGCGCGATGGCGGCGGCTTCCGCGATGGCGGCCAGCGCCGCGAAGGCGCCGGCGCACCGCGCGACGGCCAGCGCCGTGAAGGCTACCGCAGCGGCGGCAGCGCCCAACCGCGTTCGGCCGACGGCGCCCGCCGCAGCTTCGGCGATCGCTGACCGGGTGGCCGGGCGCTCTCCTGCCCGGCCGTGACGGCGACATCCGGTCGCCGCGCCCTGACAAGAACAAAGGCTGCCGTCGGCAGCCTTTTTCTTTTGTTCCTGCCACGCAGCGTGCGGCGCGGTGCCCACCGATCAGGGCGCGCAGGTACGGAAGCCGCTGAAGATGTCGTCGCGCCCGGGCGTGAAGAAATTGCGGAAACGCGGCGAGCGCAGGCGCGCCGGCGTCGCGAACGAGGCGCCGCGCAGCACCTGGCGCGTGCCGAACCAGGGCTGCGAATACTCGCGGTAGCGGTCGGCGCCGAAGCCTTCGTACGGCAGGAAGGGCGACGCGCTCCACTCCCACAGCCGGCCCCAGCGGAATTCCGGGCGGCCCGCGGCGGCCGCGTATTCCCATTCGGTTTCCAGCGGCAGGCGCCGTCCGGCCCAGCTGCAATAGGCCTCGGCTTCGTGCAGGCTCACGTGGCGCACCGGCTCGGCCGGGTCGAGCGCACTGCGGCGGCCGAAGCGCAGTTCGTGCCAGCCGCCGCCGTCGCCGTCGCGGCGCCAGTAGCGCGGCGCCGAGCGCTCCTGTCCCATCAGCCAGGCGCGGCCGGCCTCGCTCCAGTAGCGCGCGTTCTGGTAACCGCCGCAGCGCATGAATTCGAGATAGTCGGCGTTGGACACCAGGTCGGCGGCGATCGCGAACGGCGCCACCCGGCACGGCGCCGCCCGGCGCTCGTTGTCGAACACGAAGCCGCGCGCCTGGTCGCCGCCGAGCAGGAAGACGCCGCCATCGAAGGCGATGTCGCCGGCCGCGGCGTCCGTGCCGTCGCCGGATTGTGCCGGCGTGACGGCCGCCGGCAGCAGGTCCTGACCGATCGGCGCCAGCGCCGCCGGCGGCGCCGCGCCCAGGGTCTGCAGCGTATACAGCGAGGCTTCGCCGTGCATGTCCTCGTGCGCCAGCGCCAGGCGGTACGGATACAGCGCGTCGTCCAGGTCCTGCTCGCGCGCCAGGCGGTCGAGCATGCGGTCCTGCACCTCGCGGCAATAGGTCTTCAATGCGCCCGGCGCCGGCAGGTCGAGCGTCCAGCGCGCCCGGTGCGGCACCGTGTTCGAATCGAACCAGTCGTCGCCGCGCGCCAGCAGCGAATTGCCGAGCGCCTCGCCCGGATGGCTGCCGCTGGCTTCGCGCAGCACGAACCACTCGCCGAACCAGGCCACATGGCCCAGTTCCCACAGCGGCGGATTGACGATCGGCAGGCGCGGCACGCGCTCGGGCGCGTCGTAGCCGGCCGCGGCCAGTGCGTCGAACAGCGCCAGCGTATAATGCCGCGCGGCGCGCATGCCGGCGCCCAGTTCGCGCGGTCCGGCCAGGCGGAAAGGTGCGTTTTCTTCTGTCATGCCGGTATTCTACGGCGAATCACGCGATTCCCCCTTCACCATCCATCCCACCCTCGATGCCACGCCCGCACATCCTCATCGTCAGCCCCGCCTCCGCGCGCGAAAACAACGGCAACTGGCAGACCGCCAGCCGCTGGCAACGCTTCCTGCGCGACGACTACCGCGTCGCCATCGCGCGCGATTGGCAGGCAGCGGACGGCGGCGGCGCGCCCGACCTGCTGGTGGCATTGCACGCGCGCCGCTCGGCGCCGGCGCTGGCCGCGTTCAAGGCGGCGTTCCCGCGGCGGCCGGCGCTGCTGGTGCTGACCGGGACCGACCTGTACCGCGACGTGTTCGAGGACGACCGGGCACGCGACTCGCTGGCGCTGGCCGACGCGCTGGTGGTGCTGCAGCCGGACGGCCTGCGCCAGCTGGCGCCGCTGCCCGGCGGCGCGGCGGCGAAGGCGCAGGTGATCTACCAGTCGGCGCCGCGCCTGCGCGCGCGCGCGCAGCACCGCGGCGCGCCGTGCGACACGCCGTGCGACATCGTCATGATCGGCCACCTGCGCCCGGAAAAGGATCCGCTCGCCTACATGCGCGCCGCCGCGCTGGTGACGCTGCCCGGCGTGCGCCTGCTGCACGTGGGCGCGGCGCTGGACCCGGCGCTGGCGCACGCCGCGCGCGCCGCGCAGGAAGCCGCGCCGCGCTACCGCTGGCTGGGCGCCCTGCCCCACACGGCCACGCGGCGTCTGCTGCGGCGCTGCCATGCGATGGCGATCGCCTCGCGCATGGAAGGCGGCGCCAACGTCATCATCGAGGCCGTGACCAGCGGCGTGCCGGTGCTGGCGTCGGACGTCGGCGGCAACCGCGGCATGCTGGGCGACGACTACGCCGGCCTGTTCCCGGCGGGCAATGCGGCCGCGCTGGCAGGCTTGATCGAGCGCAGCGCGCAGGACCCGGCCTTCCACGCGCGCCTGCGGCGCCAGTGCGCGGCGCGCGCCGGGCTGTTCCGGCCCGCCGCCGAGCGAGCGCGCCTGCTGGAGTTAGTGGATAATCTTTTGACCTTGCCGCACGGCGGCGCATCTTCATCACAGGAACCGACATGAGCACTCCCTCCGGCCAAGCCGAACAACCCCTCAAACTGACTTCGTTCTCGCACGGCGGCGGCTGCGGCTGCAAGATCGCGCCCGGCGTGCTGGCCGAGATCCTGCAAAAGTCGAGCGGCTTCCCGGTGCCGAAGGAACTCATGGTCGGCATCGAGACCGCCGACGACGCCGCCGTCTACAAGCTCAACGACGAGCAGGCGCTGATCGCCACCACCGACTTCTTCATGCCGATCGTCGACGACCCGTTCGACTT
The genomic region above belongs to Massilia forsythiae and contains:
- a CDS encoding thioredoxin family protein codes for the protein MHSLTLESDNRDRVAAVLGEGGWIVACLCAAWCGTCSSWRAAFDALAARHPDKTFVWIDIEDQAAVVGELDVDNFPTLLLQRGDTVAFFGTTLPDAHVAERLIQSQAGADAAELARLAASSAERRGWQRECNLRTLLADAA
- a CDS encoding EAL domain-containing protein — protein: MSTTVSPLRALRRALSTRRAGLPGRSLSRALLLMAIGGLVVPAAIGGYLLIGVQERQAARDGLDDILQRDADMLALGMQEPLWNADAEAARLLVDSVMRDPAVVRVQVRTRDGVDLVERSAPQAPAGRVLQAERDVTAHDAPVGQVLVEIDDSRSQHELRARRWRYAVVLAGQLAVSLLLIALVLRRRLLAPLGTLTRFSDKLAQADFATPLALRADDELGRLGVQMERMRVAIRALFEDVERREERFRTIVAQVPGAVFRARPGVTIDFVSEAIEDITGYPAHKFIGASTDRWSDITVPEDRRMQRRLIKQALLDGLPYQIEYRIRDAGGVERWVLESGQPVGFGGEAAFWVDGIISDVSERKRNEMRIEALLAQQSAMLDNVMFGILHVHQRRVVSTNRHFDAMFGYAEGELAGDSIAVLFPSIADFERGCAASVPLLAAGKDYTDELQCRRRDGSLFWCRVSGRRIDPASAAAGSIWVYADVTQQRQAEEKLRLAATVLEHIADGVMVLDARGAVVAVNRAFTRITGHAEAEVVGTRPARIVGGAQGVDDAPWRAVAGTDFWRGELWNTRSNGERYLEKLTLSAVRDAHDAVSHYVCVFSDVTAAREAQDKLDHLAHHDPLTGLPNRLFFHDSLERAMRRAERDGTQLAVLFIDLDRFKNVNDTLGHEAGDRLLEQVAAALAGCLRAGDVLARLGGDEFIVLVEDVDGERGARQVADMLMQLFERPLQVGSHELFVSGSVGISLFPQDAGDLDMLIRNADVAMYQAKARGRNGYRLYAPSMAGEGVERLRLEALLRRAIEQHEIWLAYQPQVDIESGRLTGVEALVRWNSAELGQVPPARFIPLAEETGFIDQLGAWVLNEACRQMVRWERAGLRVPKMAVNLSGRQFDRGGVAPLVGRALAETGLAPQRLQLEMTESVIMNTGDALQYINDLHGLGVQLAIDDFGTGYSSLAYLQQLPVQTLKIDRSFIKDLAADGASQNAIAIAIIQLGKSMDLSVIAEGVETEEQAAFLLRHGCRRAQGYLYGKPVAAAQLLAQWGVGARRGKGGAAPAQPAVDAPVRQDG
- a CDS encoding DUF1993 domain-containing protein is translated as MTMSMYAASVPVFRQILGSLAAILEKAESHADLKKIDHDALLQARLFPDMFPLLRQVQLATDFAKGAAARLAGIEVPRYDDVERDFAGLQARLARTLAFLDSVEREAIDGGAAREVTVGTGANQRQFAGLPYLLHYALPQFYFHATTAYDILRHNGVDIGKRDFIGNV
- a CDS encoding DUF1289 domain-containing protein — its product is MSAPPAERDCGEGPACPVDALPKRPDTPCVAVCSTTFDDVCRGCGRTVIEVAHWVSMSAEQKEGVWLRILAQGYPRRNT
- a CDS encoding DUF1415 domain-containing protein, producing MSVANLNADDDEIVAATRRWLERAVIGLNLCPFAKAVYVKEQVRYVVSPARTPEELLETLMNELQELADTDADKVDTTLLIHPFVLNDFLDFNEFLDVVDAAVEDMQLDGELQVANFHPDYQFADTDPNDISNYTNRAPYPILQLLREDSIDRAVEAIPDAADIFDKNIDTMEALGHEGWDKLDVGPAR
- a CDS encoding transglycosylase SLT domain-containing protein, with translation MYETTRTTKALAIAALAPALLIPALGHAADSAATASSQGGSATLARTALPSALAPAKADDYKDPDLWGRIRSGYAIPDLDTPLVAKHTQWFASRSDNLVRTSGRASLYLYHVVQELEKRGMPTELALLPVIESGFNPQALSNANAAGIWQFVPGTGKDFNLQQNMFKDERRGVLASTDAALTYLQRLYTMFGDWQLALAAYNWGEGNVQKAIQKNRSLGKPTDFESLAELMPAETRNYVPKLQAVKNIIANPAQYGMTLPAIDNQPYFITVDKTSDIDLAVAAQLAEMSIDEFKALNPQFKKPVITGESTKILLPKENAEKFHLNLAQWGHALSTWTTHKITSARESLASLASKFGTTPEVIRQANNIPPQMRLKAGSTILVPKASGSTSDIAENIIENAQLAFEADRGDAKHKGGTQKLTGAQRIKATAANAMAELKSRVSRVGKPSASSNGRKHR
- a CDS encoding DEAD/DEAH box helicase, which produces MSFEALGLHASIVKAVADAGYENPTPVQAQAVPAGIAGRDLLVSSQTGSGKTAAFMLPALNKFANAEPAAAGRTPAQEAQAARARGERVRFKAAQPKMLVLTPTRELALQVTTATEQYTAHMRRIRAVSILGGMPYPKQMQLLAKNPEILVATPGRLIDHMESGKIDFSQLEILVLDEADRMLDMGFIEDIEKIVAATPDSRQTMLFSATLDGVVGNMARRITKDPQVIQIASASNRHENIAQRVHFVDDLSHKNRLLDHLLRDETLDQAVVFTATKRDADTIADRLNIAGFAAAALHGDMHQGARNRTLDGLRRGQLRVLVATDVAARGIDVPNITHVVNYDLPKFPEDYVHRIGRTGRAGRNGVAISLVNHAENMNVRRIERFTKQTIPVDVVEGFEPKRAAPARTGARPGWKPGDGRSAGKPGQRSFHKPGSGSGAREGGGFRDGQRDAAPREGGFRQGAPRDGGGFRDGGQRREGAGAPRDGQRREGYRSGGSAQPRSADGARRSFGDR
- the senA gene encoding selenoneine synthase SenA is translated as MTEENAPFRLAGPRELGAGMRAARHYTLALFDALAAAGYDAPERVPRLPIVNPPLWELGHVAWFGEWFVLREASGSHPGEALGNSLLARGDDWFDSNTVPHRARWTLDLPAPGALKTYCREVQDRMLDRLAREQDLDDALYPYRLALAHEDMHGEASLYTLQTLGAAPPAALAPIGQDLLPAAVTPAQSGDGTDAAAGDIAFDGGVFLLGGDQARGFVFDNERRAAPCRVAPFAIAADLVSNADYLEFMRCGGYQNARYWSEAGRAWLMGQERSAPRYWRRDGDGGGWHELRFGRRSALDPAEPVRHVSLHEAEAYCSWAGRRLPLETEWEYAAAAGRPEFRWGRLWEWSASPFLPYEGFGADRYREYSQPWFGTRQVLRGASFATPARLRSPRFRNFFTPGRDDIFSGFRTCAP
- the senB gene encoding selenoneine biosynthesis selenosugar synthase SenB translates to MPRPHILIVSPASARENNGNWQTASRWQRFLRDDYRVAIARDWQAADGGGAPDLLVALHARRSAPALAAFKAAFPRRPALLVLTGTDLYRDVFEDDRARDSLALADALVVLQPDGLRQLAPLPGGAAAKAQVIYQSAPRLRARAQHRGAPCDTPCDIVMIGHLRPEKDPLAYMRAAALVTLPGVRLLHVGAALDPALAHAARAAQEAAPRYRWLGALPHTATRRLLRRCHAMAIASRMEGGANVIIEAVTSGVPVLASDVGGNRGMLGDDYAGLFPAGNAAALAGLIERSAQDPAFHARLRRQCAARAGLFRPAAERARLLELVDNLLTLPHGGASSSQEPT